The Lujinxingia vulgaris genome includes a region encoding these proteins:
- the rplS gene encoding 50S ribosomal protein L19: protein MELLKKIAAAHLREDHPDFRPGDTVRVHLLIREGEKERVQVYEGVVLGRSGAGVEETVTVRKISNGVGVERIFPVHSPRIEKIEVASIGRVRRAKLYYLRERAGKSARIRTKRARKGGL from the coding sequence ATGGAATTGCTCAAGAAAATCGCCGCAGCTCACCTGCGTGAAGATCACCCGGACTTCCGTCCTGGCGACACCGTCCGCGTCCACCTGCTCATTCGCGAAGGCGAAAAAGAGCGCGTCCAGGTTTACGAAGGCGTTGTGCTGGGCCGCAGCGGCGCCGGCGTCGAAGAGACCGTGACCGTGCGCAAGATCTCCAACGGTGTTGGCGTCGAGCGTATCTTCCCGGTTCACAGCCCCCGCATCGAAAAGATCGAGGTCGCCTCGATCGGTCGCGTGCGTCGCGCCAAGCTCTACTACCTGCGCGAGCGCGCCGGCAAGAGCGCCCGAATTCGCACCAAGCGCGCGCGTAAGGGCGGGCTTTAA